In one window of Chryseobacterium sp. JV274 DNA:
- a CDS encoding Crp/Fnr family transcriptional regulator, with amino-acid sequence MLHQLRTHIEKIIPLHDDEFEFISSCFTYKKYKKHQFLVQEGEPVPYNYFVLEGLLKLVYTDETGKEHIIGFAMEDWWETDFPAYYQQTLATMSLECLEDTEVLCLQLEDYKKLCAHLPKLEHFFLEKAYMGFITAQQRTISMMTTGIKERYDQLLKKYPSLVQRVPKSLLAAYLGVSRETLSRLPL; translated from the coding sequence ATGCTGCATCAGCTAAGGACTCACATTGAAAAAATAATCCCTCTTCATGATGATGAATTTGAATTCATATCATCCTGTTTTACCTATAAAAAATATAAAAAACACCAGTTTTTAGTACAGGAAGGTGAACCGGTTCCTTATAATTATTTTGTATTGGAAGGTCTTCTGAAGCTGGTTTATACTGACGAAACCGGAAAAGAGCATATTATAGGATTTGCCATGGAAGATTGGTGGGAAACAGATTTTCCTGCTTACTATCAGCAAACTTTGGCAACGATGTCTTTGGAATGTCTTGAAGATACAGAAGTATTGTGCCTTCAGTTAGAGGATTACAAAAAGCTCTGTGCCCATCTGCCAAAATTGGAGCATTTCTTTCTGGAAAAAGCATATATGGGATTTATTACGGCTCAGCAACGAACCATTTCCATGATGACAACCGGAATAAAAGAGCGGTATGACCAGCTTTTGAAAAAATATCCTTCCCTTGTACAGCGCGTTCCGAAATCTCTTTTAGCTGCTTATTTAGGAGTTTCCAGGGAAACTTTGAGCCGTCTTCCACTATAA
- a CDS encoding TlpA family protein disulfide reductase: protein MENVKIWIRKNGSTVILTILFIIVLVNKDAKAWLMRQVASTGILNSSISESKEHQNTSARVSYAGFLVKNEDGTVINTAALQNKVVFINFWASWCPPCRAEFPSVQKLYDQYKNNPEMIFLTVNLDDNAAFGKSYLKEKGYTIPFLVPAGNIPGVLYSGSLPTTVVLDKKGSIRLHHKGLADYSKDSFYKQIDELLKQKP from the coding sequence ATGGAAAATGTAAAAATCTGGATCAGGAAAAATGGCTCTACCGTAATACTGACAATATTATTCATTATCGTATTGGTGAATAAAGATGCAAAGGCATGGCTGATGAGACAGGTTGCTTCCACGGGAATCCTCAATTCCAGTATATCAGAATCAAAAGAGCATCAAAATACTTCAGCACGGGTTTCTTATGCCGGGTTTCTGGTGAAAAATGAAGATGGAACGGTTATCAATACTGCTGCTTTACAAAACAAAGTCGTTTTCATTAACTTTTGGGCCTCGTGGTGTCCTCCCTGCAGGGCAGAATTTCCCTCTGTGCAAAAACTGTATGATCAATATAAGAACAATCCGGAGATGATATTTCTTACCGTGAATCTTGACGACAATGCTGCTTTTGGAAAATCCTATTTAAAAGAAAAAGGCTATACCATTCCTTTTCTTGTACCGGCTGGCAATATTCCTGGTGTACTTTACAGCGGATCATTACCCACAACAGTCGTGCTGGATAAAAAAGGCAGCATCCGTCTGCATCATAAAGGATTGGCAGATTACAGTAAAGATTCTTTTTACAAACAGATTGATGAACTGTTGAAACAAAAGCCATAA
- a CDS encoding SDR family oxidoreductase, whose translation MNIQLFSKNALVGGATQGIGAGIALELAKCGANVTVMARNETKLKDFVSSLPVLNPEQKHEYLVADFSDFESYKKIITGYFNDHSIDILVNNTNGPEPGLALDKTPDDYQKAFDLLFKTVCETTLLVLPHMIQQKNGRIINVSSLSVKEPIGNLALSNSIRSAVIAWAKTLSNEIAQHNITVNNVLTGYFDTERIQKLVTHEAQQTGAPAEEIKKARENKIPMKRFGQPEEYGHLVAFLASEYSNYLTGTSIPLDGGLSNTY comes from the coding sequence ATGAATATTCAACTTTTTTCAAAAAACGCTTTGGTGGGAGGGGCAACTCAGGGAATAGGAGCAGGAATTGCTCTGGAACTGGCAAAATGCGGCGCTAATGTTACCGTTATGGCCCGCAATGAAACAAAACTTAAAGATTTCGTTTCTTCCCTGCCAGTACTCAATCCGGAACAGAAACACGAATATCTGGTGGCTGACTTTTCGGACTTTGAAAGTTATAAGAAAATTATTACAGGATATTTTAATGATCATTCGATTGATATTCTGGTTAACAATACAAACGGTCCGGAACCAGGTTTGGCACTCGATAAAACCCCGGATGATTATCAGAAAGCTTTTGATCTTCTTTTCAAAACGGTTTGCGAAACAACATTATTGGTCTTACCTCATATGATCCAACAGAAAAACGGCCGTATTATCAATGTCTCTTCTTTGTCAGTTAAAGAACCGATCGGAAATCTTGCGCTCTCCAATTCTATCCGTTCTGCTGTCATTGCATGGGCAAAAACCCTGTCGAATGAAATTGCACAACATAATATCACCGTTAATAATGTTCTGACAGGATATTTTGATACCGAACGAATTCAAAAACTGGTTACTCATGAAGCCCAGCAAACGGGTGCTCCCGCGGAAGAAATAAAAAAAGCAAGAGAAAATAAGATTCCTATGAAAAGATTCGGGCAGCCGGAAGAATATGGTCATCTGGTAGCTTTTCTGGCTTCAGAATATTCAAATTATCTTACCGGAACAAGCATTCCTTTGGATGGAGGATTGAGTAATACGTATTAA
- a CDS encoding RidA family protein encodes MEKRTVNPWEWQDERSYSQAVEVKNVESTLYCSGQAAIDPDGTSSDKDMKSQLEQAIANLEEVIRTAGYECAGIVRLNVYTTSAEELWPYFPILQEWIARHKIQQALTMLEVNGLFETLKVELEATVVK; translated from the coding sequence ATGGAAAAAAGAACAGTTAATCCATGGGAATGGCAGGATGAAAGAAGTTATTCTCAGGCGGTAGAGGTAAAAAATGTTGAAAGTACCCTATACTGCTCAGGGCAGGCGGCTATTGATCCCGATGGAACATCCAGTGATAAGGATATGAAATCCCAGCTGGAACAGGCTATTGCCAATCTGGAAGAAGTGATCCGCACAGCGGGATATGAATGTGCAGGAATTGTAAGATTAAATGTCTATACAACTTCTGCAGAAGAGCTTTGGCCTTATTTTCCCATTCTTCAGGAGTGGATTGCCCGGCATAAGATCCAACAGGCTTTAACAATGCTTGAAGTAAATGGCTTATTCGAAACATTAAAGGTGGAACTTGAAGCAACAGTGGTGAAATAA
- a CDS encoding nitric-oxide reductase large subunit, with protein sequence MTPKKLWIWLAVVMVASFAVLIFYGTEIYRKIPPIPDKVVSTDGTVLATEQDIKDGQNVWQSIGGQTVGSIWGHGAYIAPDWTADYLHRESVLLLDELAKKDGKVYKDLPDDEQAKYKVLLKKELRTNTFNENNNEIVFSPERAEVQKQLAQYYSKLFMNDTSMAKLRDQYAIPENTIKDTGRMAQMNAFFAWSTWVCITERPGDDVTYTNNWPHDESVGNVPPPSLHLWSGFSILLLLGAVGLLVFYHARNKEEEVSEILPLEDPLRNMKPTPSMKATLKYIWVVALLILVQMLAGVVTAHYGVEGSGFYGIPLDQFLPQSVSRSWHVQLAIFWIATSWLATGLYIAPAVSGHEPKYQKLGVNILFGALLIVVLGSLTGQWLGVMQKLGLVDNFLWGHQGYEYVELGRIWQILLLIGLILWLVLMVRALLPALRRKDGDRHLLTLFTLSAVAIALFYGAGLMYGRQTHMAIAEYWRWWVVHLWVEGFFEVFATVVAAFLFTRLGLLRLKSATNSVLFSTIIFLAGGILGTFHHLYFSATPTAVLALGATFSALEIVPLVLIGYEAYQNYQLSKSTKWIQAYKWPIYCFIAMCFWNFLGAGIFGFAINPPIALYYIQGLNTTAVHGHAALFGVYGILGIGLMLFVLRGLYPERQWNDKLIGWAFWLTNIGLLVMVTISLLPIGIMQSVASIKEGYWYARSAEFMQTDIMHFLRWMRVPGDILLAAGELLLVLFIIGLKLGWSLKEKR encoded by the coding sequence ATGACACCTAAAAAACTTTGGATATGGCTTGCTGTAGTAATGGTTGCTTCGTTTGCTGTTCTTATCTTTTATGGAACTGAAATTTACAGAAAAATCCCCCCAATTCCTGATAAAGTAGTAAGCACGGATGGAACTGTGCTCGCTACCGAACAGGATATAAAAGACGGGCAGAATGTCTGGCAGTCTATTGGAGGGCAAACGGTAGGAAGTATCTGGGGACATGGTGCTTATATTGCTCCGGACTGGACTGCGGATTACCTTCACAGGGAATCTGTGCTGCTGCTTGATGAATTGGCCAAAAAAGATGGTAAAGTGTATAAAGACCTTCCGGATGATGAGCAGGCCAAATATAAGGTACTGCTGAAGAAAGAGCTTCGTACCAACACCTTTAATGAAAACAATAATGAAATTGTTTTCTCTCCCGAACGGGCCGAAGTACAGAAACAATTAGCTCAGTATTATTCAAAATTATTTATGAATGATACTTCTATGGCAAAACTCCGGGATCAGTACGCAATCCCGGAGAATACCATCAAAGATACCGGAAGAATGGCTCAAATGAATGCTTTCTTTGCCTGGAGCACATGGGTTTGTATTACGGAAAGACCGGGAGATGATGTGACGTATACCAACAACTGGCCGCATGATGAATCGGTAGGAAACGTTCCTCCCCCTTCACTGCATTTATGGTCAGGTTTCAGCATATTACTTCTGTTGGGGGCTGTAGGTCTTCTGGTGTTTTACCATGCCCGAAATAAAGAGGAAGAAGTAAGTGAAATCCTTCCCCTTGAAGATCCGTTGCGAAATATGAAGCCTACTCCTTCTATGAAAGCTACTTTAAAATACATATGGGTAGTTGCTTTACTGATTTTGGTTCAAATGCTTGCCGGAGTCGTTACCGCTCACTATGGTGTGGAAGGAAGTGGATTTTATGGTATTCCTCTGGATCAGTTTTTACCTCAGTCAGTTTCCAGAAGCTGGCATGTACAGCTTGCCATATTCTGGATTGCTACCTCATGGCTGGCAACAGGACTTTATATTGCCCCGGCTGTGTCGGGACATGAACCGAAGTACCAGAAACTGGGAGTGAATATCTTATTCGGAGCCTTACTGATCGTTGTGCTGGGATCTCTTACCGGGCAATGGCTTGGCGTCATGCAAAAGCTTGGCCTTGTTGATAATTTCCTTTGGGGACATCAGGGTTATGAATATGTGGAACTGGGAAGAATCTGGCAGATTTTACTGCTGATTGGCCTTATTTTATGGCTGGTTTTAATGGTGAGAGCCCTGCTGCCTGCTTTAAGACGTAAGGATGGAGATCGTCATTTACTGACCCTGTTTACTCTTTCAGCCGTAGCTATTGCGCTATTTTATGGGGCAGGATTAATGTATGGAAGACAAACCCATATGGCCATTGCTGAATATTGGAGATGGTGGGTGGTTCACCTTTGGGTAGAAGGCTTTTTTGAAGTATTCGCAACGGTAGTCGCAGCATTTTTATTCACCCGATTAGGATTATTGAGATTGAAATCTGCTACGAATTCGGTATTGTTCTCTACAATTATTTTTCTTGCCGGAGGGATCTTAGGAACATTCCACCACCTTTATTTCAGTGCTACTCCTACAGCTGTGCTGGCATTAGGTGCTACCTTCAGTGCATTGGAAATTGTACCGCTTGTCCTGATTGGTTACGAGGCCTACCAAAATTACCAGCTGAGTAAATCAACCAAATGGATTCAGGCTTATAAATGGCCAATCTACTGCTTCATTGCGATGTGTTTCTGGAACTTTCTGGGTGCAGGAATCTTCGGATTTGCCATTAATCCTCCCATTGCGCTTTACTATATTCAGGGGCTGAATACCACTGCTGTTCATGGTCATGCTGCCCTGTTCGGAGTATATGGAATTTTAGGAATCGGATTAATGCTGTTTGTATTACGGGGACTTTATCCTGAGAGACAATGGAATGACAAATTAATAGGCTGGGCTTTCTGGCTTACCAATATCGGATTGCTGGTCATGGTAACCATCAGTCTTCTTCCTATAGGCATTATGCAGTCGGTAGCCTCTATAAAAGAAGGGTACTGGTATGCCCGTTCTGCGGAATTTATGCAGACGGATATCATGCACTTCCTCAGATGGATGCGTGTGCCGGGAGATATTTTACTGGCTGCAGGTGAGCTGCTTCTGGTACTATTCATCATCGGACTTAAATTGGGTTGGTCGTTGAAAGAAAAACGTTAG
- a CDS encoding hemerythrin domain-containing protein — MKRNENIIPLSKDHHFGLLCSWKIRQGLKKEIEVSRIRDYILYFWNHHLKKHFREEEEILFLYLEDEYMLRIRKEHRHIQNIVSQISSSENIDLFSDFADLLEQHIRFEEREWFPHLEETLEVPALEKIGKELNDIHTEEKDGYEDEFWK; from the coding sequence ATGAAACGAAATGAAAATATTATCCCGCTTTCCAAAGATCATCATTTCGGGCTTCTGTGCAGCTGGAAAATAAGACAGGGACTGAAAAAAGAAATTGAGGTTTCCCGGATCAGAGATTATATTCTGTATTTCTGGAATCATCATCTGAAAAAACATTTCAGGGAAGAAGAAGAAATTCTGTTTCTTTATCTTGAAGATGAATATATGCTCCGCATACGGAAAGAGCACAGACATATTCAGAATATTGTTTCTCAAATTTCATCCTCAGAAAACATTGATCTTTTCTCAGATTTTGCCGATCTTCTGGAACAGCATATCCGTTTTGAAGAACGTGAATGGTTTCCCCATCTTGAAGAAACATTGGAAGTTCCTGCTCTGGAAAAAATCGGAAAAGAACTGAATGATATTCATACAGAAGAAAAAGACGGCTATGAAGATGAATTCTGGAAATAG
- a CDS encoding DUF2723 domain-containing protein, which yields MKNWSFKKWNTILGWFLFAVALVTYLSTMEHSLSFWDCGEYISSAVKLEVTHAPGAALFQIMGAVASIFALGNEEHYSLVINAMSAVFSAFTILFLFWTITHFLRRLLNKDFDDITKSQEISILFAGVIGALCFTFSDTFWFSAVEGEVYAMASLFIALLVWLITKWENESKAADSERWIILIFFAIGLSVGVHMMCMLAIPAICLVYYARNYTFTWKSFIAANLITLGILAFVFKIIFPLVMTMFGKLEIFFVNGLGLPFHSGTIVAFVLMIAISYFLIKYARKTKRKVYQTIVLSLVYMMIGFSCWLVIPIRANANPPMNLNDPDTAIGMRDYYNRVQYGDWPTIYGQNYTAFLDRNGLEKDEDGSYKREVTGDIYEKDEKTGTYRKTGERFNYVFNKSHISFMPRMFNEDKEVTANYIALYGAPDFTFNYDNEEVADNPEAKRIFDELRAKYEGDSITAEDYLKVKPYDLIKVQRPSFAQNMEYFISFQNGYYFVRYLMWNFVGRQNDLEGHMENTNGNWISGFSFIDNALLGDQDHMPAKFKNESTVKFFFLPLILGLIGFFFQLNRDFGRFYAILSLFVLTSMGIVFYTGVKPFEVRERDYAMVGSFYAFAIWIGLGAGAVLWLIQSKLKSNAVNIILGVVLLGIPFMMGFQNYTSHDRSKKTAARDYAYSFLRSLPKDDILFIYGDNDTFPVWAIQETERFRDDVKTVNFTLLATPWNIDQVKRRTYNAKGIPGELTHEEYRDGVNDQVYLMKKEDWEGFFQMLKEQGAPDTAFQEFRKYLTQDSLTVKDAIRFLKLKSSEKDELLKMYFGEKQYEKYNILPVNKFILPVNKENAVKSGIINQADLSKTVDQIMINYEANTLYKSNLMMLDMLANFDWKRPINFSSGGMYESENIFYLDEYLQFDGFSYRLVPIHTPQSPDGDKGRVDANSLYQVVKNFRWGNFKDLSIYYNETATSNILSYRMSVSRAVSALVVSGQKAKAVELLDLVAKEIPVEKYNDPRSLSSMVTGYIVAGQEQKGLQLAETLKKGIFEEYDYYQNLSPAFKAAARKQMRSKPMEYALVVSAVTEAYKTLGQNEKAHAYLLKSIEPIDKKFSVFINGLLQMGKEKAIKESENVRQIAPFYQYLFNVMEPFDSAYSRKKEIEITNAMMKATQ from the coding sequence ATGAAAAACTGGTCTTTTAAAAAATGGAACACCATACTGGGTTGGTTCCTTTTCGCTGTTGCACTTGTCACTTATCTTTCAACAATGGAGCATTCCCTGAGCTTCTGGGATTGCGGAGAATATATTTCTTCTGCGGTAAAACTTGAAGTGACCCATGCTCCGGGAGCCGCCTTATTCCAGATTATGGGAGCGGTGGCAAGTATTTTTGCGTTGGGGAACGAAGAGCATTATTCCCTTGTGATCAATGCGATGTCAGCAGTATTCAGTGCATTTACCATTTTGTTTCTGTTCTGGACGATTACCCATTTTTTAAGACGGCTTTTGAATAAGGATTTTGATGATATTACCAAATCTCAGGAAATTTCAATCCTGTTTGCCGGAGTCATCGGGGCTTTATGTTTTACTTTTTCAGATACATTCTGGTTTTCAGCGGTAGAAGGAGAGGTGTATGCAATGGCTTCACTGTTTATTGCGCTGCTGGTGTGGCTGATTACCAAATGGGAGAATGAATCTAAAGCTGCTGACAGTGAGAGATGGATCATTCTTATTTTCTTTGCCATAGGACTTTCTGTAGGCGTGCATATGATGTGTATGCTGGCTATTCCGGCCATATGTCTGGTATATTATGCCCGTAACTATACTTTTACATGGAAGAGTTTCATAGCTGCCAATCTGATTACATTAGGAATTCTTGCTTTTGTATTCAAGATTATTTTCCCTTTGGTGATGACCATGTTTGGGAAACTTGAAATTTTCTTTGTGAACGGGCTGGGACTTCCTTTCCATTCAGGGACAATTGTGGCATTTGTTCTTATGATTGCAATCAGTTATTTCCTGATTAAATATGCGAGGAAAACAAAAAGAAAAGTCTATCAGACGATCGTTTTATCCCTTGTGTATATGATGATTGGTTTCTCTTGCTGGCTGGTAATTCCCATCAGGGCAAACGCCAATCCACCGATGAACCTTAATGATCCGGATACCGCGATAGGAATGAGAGATTACTATAACAGGGTACAATATGGTGACTGGCCAACGATTTATGGACAAAACTATACTGCATTTCTCGACAGAAACGGTTTGGAAAAAGATGAGGACGGAAGTTACAAAAGAGAAGTGACAGGAGATATTTACGAAAAAGATGAAAAAACCGGAACCTACAGAAAAACCGGGGAACGATTCAATTATGTGTTTAATAAATCGCACATCAGCTTCATGCCAAGGATGTTCAATGAAGATAAAGAGGTTACCGCAAATTATATCGCCTTGTACGGTGCTCCTGATTTTACCTTCAATTATGATAATGAAGAGGTAGCAGACAATCCGGAGGCTAAAAGGATTTTTGATGAACTGAGAGCGAAATATGAAGGAGATTCCATTACCGCAGAAGATTACCTGAAAGTAAAACCCTATGATCTTATTAAGGTACAACGGCCTTCCTTTGCTCAGAATATGGAGTATTTCATCTCTTTCCAGAACGGATACTACTTTGTCCGGTATCTGATGTGGAATTTCGTAGGAAGACAGAACGATCTTGAGGGACATATGGAAAATACCAATGGCAACTGGATCTCAGGATTTTCCTTTATTGATAATGCTTTGCTGGGTGATCAGGATCATATGCCTGCTAAATTTAAAAATGAAAGTACCGTCAAATTTTTCTTTCTGCCATTGATTTTAGGACTTATCGGTTTCTTTTTTCAGCTGAACAGGGATTTCGGGCGATTTTATGCTATCCTGTCGCTGTTTGTTCTTACAAGTATGGGAATTGTCTTCTATACCGGGGTAAAGCCATTTGAAGTAAGAGAAAGAGACTATGCGATGGTAGGTTCATTCTATGCCTTTGCCATCTGGATTGGTCTGGGAGCAGGAGCTGTACTTTGGCTGATTCAGTCTAAACTTAAATCTAATGCAGTCAACATTATCTTGGGAGTCGTGTTGTTGGGAATTCCTTTTATGATGGGGTTCCAGAATTATACTTCACACGACAGGAGTAAAAAGACCGCAGCCCGTGATTATGCCTATTCATTCTTACGTTCGCTGCCTAAAGATGATATTCTTTTCATTTATGGTGATAATGATACTTTTCCCGTATGGGCAATTCAGGAGACAGAAAGATTCAGGGATGATGTGAAAACAGTCAATTTTACCCTTTTAGCCACTCCATGGAATATAGATCAGGTAAAAAGAAGAACATATAATGCCAAAGGAATTCCGGGAGAACTCACTCATGAAGAATACAGAGACGGTGTCAATGATCAGGTTTATCTGATGAAAAAAGAAGATTGGGAAGGCTTTTTCCAGATGTTGAAAGAACAGGGAGCACCAGACACTGCTTTTCAGGAGTTCAGAAAATATCTTACCCAGGATTCTCTGACGGTGAAGGATGCTATCAGATTCTTAAAACTTAAATCATCCGAAAAAGATGAATTGCTGAAGATGTACTTCGGGGAAAAGCAATATGAAAAATATAATATACTCCCGGTAAATAAATTTATACTTCCGGTAAATAAGGAAAATGCTGTAAAATCGGGGATTATCAATCAGGCTGATCTTTCTAAGACAGTAGATCAGATTATGATCAATTATGAAGCGAATACCCTTTACAAAAGCAATCTGATGATGTTGGATATGCTGGCTAATTTCGACTGGAAACGTCCCATTAATTTCTCATCAGGTGGAATGTATGAAAGTGAGAATATTTTTTACCTTGACGAATATCTGCAGTTTGATGGTTTCAGCTACAGACTTGTTCCTATTCACACGCCTCAGAGTCCGGATGGAGATAAAGGAAGGGTAGATGCCAATTCGCTTTATCAGGTGGTGAAAAACTTCAGATGGGGAAATTTTAAAGACCTCAGTATTTATTATAATGAAACGGCTACTTCCAATATTTTAAGCTACAGAATGTCGGTAAGCAGGGCTGTATCTGCACTTGTGGTAAGCGGCCAGAAAGCTAAAGCAGTAGAGCTGCTGGATCTTGTAGCGAAAGAAATTCCAGTGGAGAAATATAATGATCCACGGTCATTAAGCTCAATGGTAACAGGATATATTGTTGCAGGACAGGAGCAGAAAGGTCTTCAGCTGGCAGAAACCCTTAAGAAAGGAATATTTGAAGAATATGATTACTATCAAAATCTTTCTCCGGCATTTAAAGCAGCTGCCAGAAAGCAGATGAGGTCCAAACCAATGGAATATGCATTAGTTGTTTCAGCTGTTACAGAAGCTTACAAAACATTGGGGCAGAATGAAAAAGCACATGCCTATCTTCTAAAGTCAATTGAGCCGATTGATAAAAAATTCAGTGTTTTTATAAACGGACTGCTTCAAATGGGGAAAGAGAAAGCGATAAAAGAATCGGAAAATGTACGACAGATTGCTCCTTTTTACCAATATTTATTCAATGTTATGGAGCCTTTTGATTCTGCATATTCCAGGAAAAAGGAAATTGAAATTACCAATGCCATGATGAAAGCAACACAATAA
- a CDS encoding TonB-dependent receptor, whose amino-acid sequence MQTSFLKITAATAALCFSTLAIAQQTYSVSGTVKDKKNGELLIGVSVKVSEDPTINVAANEYGFYSLSLPAGTYTIIISNPGYKDFEQQIKVDQNIKLDLPLLPQEETTKAIDEVVVTAVKKDKNLTSAQMGAETLNIKSIEKLPVLFGEKDVMKTIQLLPGIKSNGEGSSGFSVRGGATDQNLILLDEAPVYNASHLLGFFSTFNSDALKDASIIKGNSPAQYGGRLSSVLDVKMKDGNNKDYNLNGGIGLISSRLSVEGPIQKEKSSFIVSGRRTYADLFLKTNKDYKDNKLYFYDLNLKANYQINENNRIYLSGYFGRDVLGLGDTFNTDWGNTTATLRWNSIISSKLFSNTSFIYSNYDYKISLKNDDTVFDLNSKIRDWNLKQDFTWFAGNKHSVRFGLQSIYHTLTPSSASGTTVSSFPRNPRYSWENAVYINDDFKATEKLTVNYGVRLAIFSVLGGDTFNTYENGVLTDSKFLEKGKFGKTYVNPEPRISANYRINEVSSVKGGYSRNTQNLHLLSNSNSGNPTDQWIGSSYTVKPEIADQISVGYSRNFNNNNYELNAEVYYKSMKNQIDFKNGAQIGFDAGSDVESELLFGKGRAYGLELIAKKKSGKLTGWISYTLSKTERKIDGINNNEWYNARMDKTHDLSIVATYQLNPKWSFSGLFVYSTGNAVTFPTGKYELNGQTIFQYSNRNADRMPAYHRMDLSATYEPTSNKRFRGSWTFGIYNLYGRENAYTINFEDNPDHPGTTRAMQTSLFRWVPNITYNFKF is encoded by the coding sequence ATGCAAACATCCTTTTTAAAAATTACCGCTGCCACCGCAGCGCTCTGTTTCAGTACCCTGGCAATAGCCCAACAAACCTATTCTGTAAGTGGAACTGTGAAAGACAAAAAAAACGGTGAGCTGTTAATCGGAGTATCGGTAAAAGTAAGTGAAGATCCTACCATCAATGTTGCAGCCAATGAGTATGGATTTTACTCTCTATCACTGCCTGCAGGTACTTATACCATCATTATTTCCAATCCGGGATATAAAGATTTTGAACAGCAGATCAAAGTAGATCAGAATATAAAACTTGACCTTCCTCTTCTGCCTCAGGAAGAGACCACAAAGGCCATTGACGAAGTAGTTGTAACTGCTGTTAAAAAGGATAAAAATTTAACCTCCGCTCAAATGGGAGCAGAAACGTTAAATATAAAAAGTATAGAAAAGCTCCCTGTCCTTTTTGGGGAAAAGGATGTGATGAAAACCATACAGCTTTTACCAGGTATCAAAAGTAACGGTGAAGGAAGCAGCGGATTCAGCGTAAGAGGCGGTGCTACCGATCAAAACCTGATCCTGCTGGATGAAGCTCCGGTTTATAATGCGTCTCACCTTCTTGGTTTTTTCAGTACATTCAACAGTGATGCCCTGAAAGATGCCAGCATCATCAAAGGAAACAGCCCTGCCCAATATGGAGGCCGACTTTCTTCTGTTCTGGATGTAAAAATGAAAGACGGAAATAATAAAGACTATAACCTGAATGGAGGAATCGGTCTGATCAGCAGCAGGCTGAGTGTAGAAGGACCAATTCAGAAGGAAAAATCATCATTCATTGTTTCGGGAAGAAGAACATATGCCGATTTGTTTCTTAAAACCAACAAAGATTATAAAGACAACAAGTTATACTTCTATGATCTCAACCTGAAAGCCAATTATCAGATCAACGAAAATAACCGTATTTACCTTTCAGGATATTTCGGAAGAGATGTTTTGGGATTGGGAGATACTTTCAATACAGACTGGGGAAATACAACGGCAACTTTAAGATGGAACAGCATTATCAGCAGCAAGCTATTCTCCAATACATCTTTTATCTACAGTAATTATGACTATAAAATCAGTCTGAAAAATGATGATACTGTATTTGATTTAAATTCAAAAATACGTGACTGGAATCTTAAGCAGGACTTCACCTGGTTTGCCGGGAACAAGCATTCTGTACGTTTCGGCCTTCAGTCTATTTATCATACGCTTACTCCAAGCAGTGCTTCCGGTACTACGGTGAGCAGCTTTCCAAGAAATCCGAGATATTCATGGGAGAACGCGGTTTACATCAATGATGATTTTAAAGCAACGGAAAAGTTAACCGTTAATTACGGAGTAAGACTTGCAATATTCAGTGTATTGGGAGGAGATACATTCAATACGTATGAAAACGGAGTCCTTACCGACAGTAAATTCCTGGAGAAAGGAAAATTCGGAAAAACGTATGTGAATCCTGAACCGCGAATCAGTGCAAACTACCGCATCAATGAAGTAAGCAGTGTGAAAGGAGGTTATTCCCGCAACACACAAAATCTTCACCTTTTAAGCAACAGCAACAGTGGAAATCCTACTGACCAGTGGATAGGAAGCAGCTATACGGTAAAACCTGAAATTGCAGATCAGATCAGTGTGGGCTACAGCAGAAATTTCAACAATAATAATTATGAATTGAATGCTGAAGTTTACTATAAATCCATGAAAAATCAAATCGACTTCAAAAACGGGGCTCAGATTGGATTTGATGCCGGATCTGATGTAGAAAGTGAACTGTTGTTCGGAAAAGGAAGAGCTTACGGGCTGGAACTTATTGCCAAAAAGAAAAGCGGAAAACTTACAGGATGGATTTCCTATACCCTTTCTAAAACGGAAAGAAAGATCGACGGAATTAATAATAATGAATGGTACAACGCCAGAATGGATAAAACACACGATCTATCCATCGTTGCCACCTACCAGCTTAATCCGAAATGGAGCTTTTCAGGATTGTTTGTTTACAGCACAGGAAATGCCGTTACCTTCCCTACCGGAAAATATGAGCTGAATGGTCAAACAATATTCCAGTACAGCAACAGAAATGCTGACAGGATGCCTGCCTATCACAGAATGGATCTGAGCGCAACTTATGAGCCAACTTCCAATAAGCGATTCCGCGGTTCATGGACCTTCGGTATTTATAATTTGTATGGTAGAGAAAATGCCTACACAATCAATTTTGAAGACAATCCTGACCATCCCGGAACTACACGTGCAATGCAGACTTCTTTGTTCCGCTGGGTACCCAACATCACTTATAATTTCAAATTTTAA